TCTGTCATTACCTTGATTAAACAGCCATCGTTGCAATGCCACACTATTCCTTCAATTTTACCCTCTCTGCAACCTTCAAACCAGGATAATAGGTCATTGTGCTTCAAGGAAGGTAGATTTCTGATTTGAAATGCCCCATGTGGTATAAGAAGATGTAATGGATGCTTCTTGCTTCCTAAccctaaatgttaaaaatttacaTTAGCCAGACAAAGGTTccaaaactgagaaaatttactccccccccacccaaaaaaaaagcctttgaaaACATTTAGCAAATAACTTACCAAAAAGCTTAGCTGGTTTCCTAAGTGGTGATGTCATTCAAAACTGCCACCTTATCccattaaatataaatttcacCTTCATATAATGCGTACCAAGGGCCAGCAAACTATAACCCGTGGGCTAAATCAAATCAGATGCCTGTTTTTGTAGTTTCACTGAAACACAGCTATACCCATTCTTTTAAGTACTGTTTACAGCCTACaaaacttaaatatttactaCTGGACTTGTACAGCAAAAGTCTGCCAACCCCTGATCTATACCACTAGCCAAGTTCAACTATCATTCAGTGTTTGCCAAACAGCCACTCTGTACCTCTGATAACTTGTATAATTACTATCTTCTTTCCAACTACCAATCAGTCTGCTTCTGATCCCTATATAGGACTTTGCTATTGCAGCTTTAATGTCCTTGGGTCTGCTCCATCTTCCTATCAACAGTGTTTTCCACGGTGCCCTCTGGACTTGCACTCAGTTCACTGTAGTACAGATTTTGATACTCGATTCATGGTCAATTCTTTACTTAATTTACTCTTAGCTGTTAATGCTAGGCTAAATACCTAGCCATTAAAAACACAGGATTTtcagataaaccataaatgactcttaatctcacaaaacaaactgggggttgctggggggaggtgggattgggagagggggagcgggctatggacattggggaggggaggcgaaccataagagactatggactctgaaaaacaacctgagggttttgaagggtcaggggtgggaggttggggcaacctgagggttttgaagggtcaggggtgggaggttgggggaacaggtggtgggtaatggggagggcacgttttgcatggagcactgggtgttgtgcaaaaagaatgaatactgttacgctgaaaaaataaataaaatggaaaaaaaaaaaaacaacacaggatTTTCATTCAACTCATTTCacctaaattttaataagcaacAAAAAGCTACACTTGAGTAATACCCTTTCATACATAGTTTTATGTTATTATGCGAAAAAATGAGAGGCTAAAATCAACTTTTTGGATTAATAAAATGGTTTGAGTCATGCATAAATTTCTCCATGGACATAAATAGCAATGGCTATAATTCTAGGAAGCTATTTAACTCAAATTAGTCATTTCTTTAGTGTATGTGTTTTAAGTTGAGCCTAGGAAGTTCTCTTTATAAATGACAGTTACTATAACAGCAGGAAAAAGCCTTCACTCACCATACGGGTTTCCATTAATATTTGTTCCTATAAGCTCTAGTGTTTGTTCCAGGAGATCTGAGAGTGGCACTGCACTAATTTCCAGAAGCCCAGGATCATCAGGATGATGCTTCAGTACCAGGGCAACTTCGAATTCATAATTAACTACAGAGGAATGCCAGCAATATTGCTTGTTGTTTTTCTCCACTGGTACCCAACCTACACGTAAAGGAAAAACTGTCAGGACACTGCTTTTCTTTGGATTGAGACTTGaagcaatttttaattttgttataaattttccatgttttctggATGTTAACCACAcacagataactttttttttaatcagtggaAGCATTagtagttttacttttttaatcctAATCATTCTTTTAATCATAaggttatttttactttttactctaTTGAGGAATCAACCTGCTTGACAGTTCACTATAGAATATTCAGCATTCCTTTCTAGAAAATTTTCAGTAAGAACCGAATGCCATTCTAAAACACAgcactaaaacttttttttcttttctttttcttttttctttaaaggtttctCTCTACCATCTCTCCAGTTTCAGGGACAATAGGCCTATGCAGTAAGTGTTCTACAATTTATTGTACTGTTGCAATATTTGCTGAACAATGTATTAATTCCACATGTACTGAAGGTTATTGCTATTCCTCTCCTAACTTATGTTACCAGATAGGCTCCCTCATGTGAACAATTCTttaccaacaaacaaaaactaggaCACATATGCCATTGTGACCATCTTTGGTCACATCTTTGACCTTCAGTACTCACTCAGGTAACTGTAATAACCTCTTTTCTGGTCCATTAGTCTCCAGGGAAACCCACCACACTTTTATCATAATcttgtttcaaaattttaaatttaattctgcTGTACCCCTGCCTAATAATCATCTTCAGGATGAATTTAAATGGAATTTAATTTCCTCTAAATGGAATATAAACTCCTTTAAGATCTGAGCCCCTCTCCAGCATCAAGTTTTATAATGTCCTCCAATGTCATACACCCTAAACATTCCAGCCACGGAGAAATGTCACATAAAATTCCCACAACTCCATTTTGCTCCTCTTCAGGCGAGTTTGCCTAAGCTGACCTTCCCTCTTCCTTGCCAGCTAACTTCCTGGTTCTTATGCTTCGGTACAGATGTCCTCTCTGCTTAGAAGCTTCCTCTAATTACCATAGGCTGACAAgaattcttcctcttttctctgacTATACCCTTTGTATACTTTCCTTTTAGTTATTTCTTAAATCATACCAATATTGATGGATTTCCCCTAGTGTCTAAAAGATCATTAGGGGATAAGATTCTAATCTTCATTTTGTATTATTACTAAGACTTTGTAAGACTACTCTGCATATTATAGGTACTCTAGATACACCTGCTGAACTGAACCTTATTCTGGGGTATCTTTCTACTCAGCACACTTTTGCAAAAATCTCCCCATTCCCAGAAAAACTATTTATGCATTTTAGAAAAGTTTTCATGATACCAGGAATGTGTCCATTTTCATCAGGCATCGGATTCCCGTTTAATTGTTCTATCTCTTTCGCTGGTATCCAGCACTCTGGAACAGGTTTGAAGTCCTCCTCAACATtccaaaaaaattctaaaagagttaagtaattttaaatgtggtgatactttaaaaaatagaaaagatgaacAAATTCAAGTGGGAAGAGCTAATAAACCCCATAGTATCAGGTCTTATATAATCATTCTCCATTATCACCATGATGTAACTGCATTTCTCAGGGTTAGGGCACTAGtactttaaattttcaattttggGGGAGCCTAGGTGGTTccttcagttaagcgtctgcctttggctcaggtcatgatcacagggtactaggattgaaccccgcatcgggtgctctgcttggtggggagcctgcttctctctctccctctgcctgctgctgcccccctgcttgtgcttacactttctctgtccaataaataaataaaatctttaaaaacaatttttcaatTCTGAATCCACCACTCTGTAAACAGTGGATTAAAGTCTAAAGTAGCCAGTGTTCTAATATGTGTAGATTTATGATGAATTTTTAATGCactataaacataaacatataaatacatatatgaatgAGTGGATACAGTGATTGATGTATATATCTGCTTATATAAAATTTAGAggcattttaatgtttaattaaacATACTGATAATCCTTTGATATTTTTGTGCCTGatttataaaattacattatttgtcTCTtaggcaacaaaaccaaaatgtgtTGCTCATTACAGTATATATGTAGTAATttgtatgttttaataaaatcaacATATTCTAATGAGTTGTAAGAATGTTAggaaaatgattcaaaatttttttaagaatattcttTTACATACAAAGATACTccattataattttcttctttcccctaagtacttaaattttaagaaggatataatgtataaaaataccaCCATAGCAAGAAATAAGCCAAAAATTGCAGGTTATTTAAATCATagaaagctaaaaagaaaaaaaaaaaaaaagaaagaaaaaggcccaCTAaccttttgagttttgttttgaatgtagaaaatttttaaatcttttctcagCTAATTTGTTAGGTTTTCTATCTAGCCGAGCCCAAAGGTATGGCTgacctaaaaaaataataatagggaaAAGAAAAGTTTAAGAAGCAAACAATAAAACTTATCTTGAAAGACATTTCAGTAtaaagtttcttcaataaataacaGGGTCATCTTCCCCAGAAGCACCAACCCTGTAAGACACATTCCAACAGATGCATCCTGCCCAGCCGTACCTGGTTCTGTAGGAAGACCCAAGTCTTTGGTTCAAGAATGCTGAGGATGAGATTAAAAAGTAAGTATGTGACCCTTTCATAAGGACATTCCACAGCCAGATTTTATCAGCAACGAGCATTTGTGAGAAACTGAAACCTTTATATTAAATGGAAACGTACCCAGGTAATTGTAGTCACACTTTTCCGGAAACATGACAGTGTGCCGTAAGGGTTAGTTCCCAAAAATGTGGAATTAGGCTGAGCTATTTTGCATGGCTCTGATCCCCAGTCAAGTGATTATTAGTGATGATCTGTAATCGTGGATCTGCGAGGTTTCAGGGCAGTGTGCCCACATTCTTTATTGATGACACTGAGACTAATGAGTCTTATACCTGGTCTCAGTGAGCTTGCCGGCGGGCTCTGCTGTTGGGACTGGTTACTTAGCAGGAAGAGATCTCCATGACCCGCAGAATATAAAAATCCCCAGTTGACACtgcattttttattctgtttccaAGGTGTTCCCTGCATACATCAGTGGTTCTTGATTTGACAAAGTATATCCTGCCAGAACCTTGGGGGCTGGGAGGAGTGGAGAGGGGTAAGGTGGGTAACAACAGGCGCTTTCACCTGGACTCCCAGACCCTTTGCTGCAATGTACATCCTTACATTTAATGCCCTTGATAACCCTGTGTATCCTTTACCTGTAATAAACTGTGAATTCGCAAGCACTGCCATTCTGGACCCTATAAGTTTTCTTCAGCAATCCAGTCATGTTTATCTGCCACCATTATACATGATCATATAATAATGCACACTTAAGCTGCTTAATATAAACATGAAAGCCTGAAAAATGTTTtagtttcttcaaatatattagatttttaaattactgattatAGTTTGGTTCAGACATTCTGTATTACTTATTAACTATCCCAATAAATATTATGAAGAACCagattaaaattaaattccaTTATTTCTGGTTGAATGGaccttttgttctttttactaGTAAGTACaaaaattcatttcacttataCCCATTAAAATGGCTACTATCAAACAGAAttacaagtgttggtgagggtgtggaaaaactggaacccttgtgcactattggtggg
This DNA window, taken from Meles meles chromosome 7, mMelMel3.1 paternal haplotype, whole genome shotgun sequence, encodes the following:
- the C7H12orf29 gene encoding uncharacterized protein C12orf29 homolog produces the protein MRRLGSVQRKMPCVFVTEVKEEPSTKREHQPFKVLATETLSHKALDADIYSAIPTEKVDGTCCYITTYKGQPYLWARLDRKPNKLAEKRFKNFLHSKQNSKEFFWNVEEDFKPVPECWIPAKEIEQLNGNPMPDENGHIPGWVPVEKNNKQYCWHSSVVNYEFEVALVLKHHPDDPGLLEISAVPLSDLLEQTLELIGTNINGNPYGLGSKKHPLHLLIPHGAFQIRNLPSLKHNDLLSWFEGCREGKIEGIVWHCNDGCLIKVHRHHLGLSWPIPETYMNSKPVIINMNLNKYDHGFDTKCLFSLFSKIDNQKFGRLRDIILDIN